The Culex pipiens pallens isolate TS chromosome 2, TS_CPP_V2, whole genome shotgun sequence DNA window ACGTGGTGAAGAAGAAGTTTGGCGTCAAGGACAACAACCTGCTCAAAGACGAACTGGAACCAAGGTAAAGGGCGTGGTTGTGGGAGGGGGATTTTGTTGTAAACTGTATTgaatgttttttgtgttttcgttTACTTTCAGTGATCCTAAAAAGATGCGGTTAGACCTTGATGGCATCAAGGACGGCAGCATCAATCAGGACGGCAAAGGTAAGTggcgattttatttttttgaagaattatctATCTTGAAGGAGGTTTGGTTTTAGAAAATATGACACAGACATGACGGAAATATCAAATAATTGCGCtaacaacacacacaatttcttgcatctgagcaattctctacgaaatcggtcttttttcttcaattttaatttttgtattttttaatccggctgaaacttttttggtgccttcggtatgcccaaagaagccattttgcatcattagtttgtccatataattttccatacaaattcggcagctgtccatacaaaaatgatgtatgaaaattcaaaaatctgtatcttttgaaggaattttttgatcgatttggtgtcttcggcaaagttgtaggtatggatacggactacactggaaaaaataatacacggtaaaaaaaaatttggtgatttttttatttaactttttatcactaaaacttgatttacaaaaaaacactatttttaatttttttatttttttgatatgttttagaagacataaaatgccaacttttcagaaatttccaggttgtgcaaaaaatcactgaccgagttatgaattttttaatcaatactgattttttcaaaaaatcgaaattttggtcgtaaaaatttttcaacttcatttttcgatgtaaaatcaaatttgcaatcaaaaagtactttactaaaattttgataaagtgcaccgttttcaagttatagccatatttaagtgacttttttgaaaatagtcgcagtttttcatttttttaaataagtgcacatgtttgcccagttttgaaaaatatatttttgaaaagctgagaaaattctctatattttgcttattcggactatgttgatacgacctttagttgctgagatattgcaatgcaaaggtttaaaaacaggaaaattgatgttttctaagtttcacccaaacaacccaccattttctatcgtcaatatctcagcaactaatggtccgattttcaatgttaatatatgaaacaattgtgaaattttccgatcttttcgaaaaaaatattttggaattttcaaatcaagacaaacattttaaaagggcgtaatattgaatgtttggcctttgtgaaatgttagtcttgatttgaaaattccaaaaatatttttttcgaagagatcggaaaatttcacaaatgtttcatatattaacattgaaaatcggaccattagttgctgagatattgacgatagaaaatggtgggttgtttgggtgaaacttagaaaacatcaattttcctgtttttaaacctttgcattgcaatatctcagcaactaaaggtcgtatcaacaaagtccaaataagcaaaatatagagaattttctcagcttttcaaaaatatttttttcaaaactgggcaaacatgtgcactaatttaaaaaaatgaaaaactgcgactattttcaaaaaagtcacttaaatatggctataacttgaaaacggtgcactttatcaaaatttcagtaaagtactttttgattgcaaatttgattttacatcgaaaaatgaagttgaaaaatttttacgaccaaaatttcgattttttgaaaaaatcagtattgattaaaaaattcataactcggtcagtgattttttgcacaacctggaaatttctgaaaagttggcattttatgccttctaaaacatatcaaaaaataaaaaaaattaaaaatagtgtttttttgtaaatcaagttttagtgataaaaagttaaataaaaaaatcaccaaattttttttaccgtgtattatttttttccagtgtagtccgcatccatacctacaactttgccgaagacaccaaatcgatcaaaaaattccttcaaaagatacagatttttgaattttcatacatcatttttgtatggacagctgccgaatttgtatggaaaattatatggacaaactaatgatgcaaaatggcttctttgggcataccgaaggcaccaaaaaagtttcagtcggattaaaaaatacaaaaaaaatcgaatgaccgaaatcctagagaactgctcatctgCATTTTGAGcacaacttgacaacttgtcgacataGCATcaaaaatcgatggaaattgatttgtttgtaattttcaaGATGAATTTTATCGATAAATACTTCTGATtgatgatgcaaaaaaaaactcaatctaTCTTTTGAAAAGAtggaaaaaagtaaaacagtctGCAATCTGACTGGCTTATCCGATCAATGTTAAATTTGTTGATGATGCTCATTCGCGGTCTGGACTTTGATAAGAAAAAAAGAGTCGACTGATTCTTACCgaagttatgcaaaaaaatagtcTAATTTGCTTGCCTGAGTGTCCAGTCTTATTTGGTGCAGTGAtttccacttttcaaaaaacaaagtcCTTTCCCTCTGACAGTCAATAGTAAATCGAAGATGAAGTTTATTAGTTTTGATATGTAGCGATCGTTTAACAATACAATTCCATGCTAATGTTTTGATTATACCCTGTATAAGTTATGTCGTGCGGTGCATTTTTTAAAGCACCTCCTCGTCCGCGTGGCACATCTTCCGGTGCTTGTGCACAAAGTAGTAGCTGGGGAACTTGCTGCCGCACGTCTTGCACGGATAGTACTGCACGTTCATGTCCAGCGGTTTGACCTCACGTTTTGCTGCGTGGTGTGATTTCGCGTGCCGCACcaccgacgatgacgacgacaaaCTCGTTGGTTGTTTTTCACCATGCCCTTCGGAATCGACTTCCGGATCTGGCTGGACGCCACCACCGACTTCAAGCGATAGCGGAATCAGATGACGCTTGGCGTGCTTCTGGTAGCAGTACTGCGACTTGAAGGTGTGCTTACAGTACACGCAGTTGTACGTTTCGCCCGTCGTGGTCGTGGTTGACGCGATTGTGTTGGTCGTGGTGGTTGTCGACGCACTTTGCGGCGAATGGGGCCGGTTGGTGTCCTGGCTGTTTTCGTCCTTGCTGCTGGTGTAGCTTTCGCCCGAAGCTAGGCTGCTTGCCGCCTGTTTGCGTTCGTTGATGTTGCGCACCATCTGGTGGGAAACGGTTAAAAAATGAGCTTTGGCTTCTTTTTTGGATAGTGGGTGGTAGTTACCTGTTGATGGAAGGATGTGCTCATGTAGCGCGAGTTGCCACCCTTGGACGACTCGTCGGGAGTGCAgatggttttgttgttgttggcggTGTTGATTCCGTAACTGTCGTTGAGAACGCGTCGGAATCGCACCGGACCGTCGCAGCTCGCAATGTCTACGATTACGCCCTTgtcgttgttgctgttgttggtgGAATCTTTGGATGCCGTCGTTACAACCGAGTCTGATTTGCTGGACGAGGCTCGTTTGAGGGATTTTGATGACCGTTTATGGCTGGTGGTCGGTGGCAGTTGGTGCTCCTTGGAGGGTTTGGGCGGTTCTTCCGGCGTAGCTGTGGCAATCGAACTTTCAGTCAATTCTGTCAATTTGACGCTCCCAGGAGGTGAGAATGAGTCACGTTTGGTGTCTACGCTCGTGGCCACCGTCGGACCAACGAGGCCAACCCCGGACAGACTCTTGAACGGGGTGTGAGTGCTCGGCAGTAGGATGTGGGACGTGGGTGGTGCGATGAAATTCAGCCCAATTCCGGTCGCTTTGCTGGCGATTGGTCGTACCACCTTGCTCGTTTCGGCTTCGAGCTTAGGTTTGGACGCCACAGCGGATATGGCATTCAGGCCACTGAAATAATTCtccgactgctgctgctgctgctgttgctgctgactGGCAGATAGAAAGGCTCGGCACAGCTCCAGAGCTCGTGGCATATGCAGAATGTGAGTGGCCAACAGGACGCCGAAAATGTTTTCGATATTCAGGTCCAGAAATCCGGTGTACATGTAGGCCAGCAGCGGCGTGAACTGCTCTGCGGTCACGTTCGGGACGTAGATGGGGATTGTTTCTGCAGTGGTGCTTCCGGTTGAACTGTCGGAACGCAACGCCGCCCGCAGGTAGCCACTGTGGGCCGACACCAGGGCACTGTGCGCGGCATACCGGGTGAAGGGTGGCGGGCCAACCTCAATTATTGTGTCCGGCGGTAGACTCGTTGTGGGCGGAGGTGCAAGCCAATTCGTGAACATTTTGCc harbors:
- the LOC120421371 gene encoding uncharacterized protein DDB_G0271670, producing the protein MFTNWLAPPPTTSLPPDTIIEVGPPPFTRYAAHSALVSAHSGYLRAALRSDSSTGSTTAETIPIYVPNVTAEQFTPLLAYMYTGFLDLNIENIFGVLLATHILHMPRALELCRAFLSASQQQQQQQQQSENYFSGLNAISAVASKPKLEAETSKVVRPIASKATGIGLNFIAPPTSHILLPSTHTPFKSLSGVGLVGPTVATSVDTKRDSFSPPGSVKLTELTESSIATATPEEPPKPSKEHQLPPTTSHKRSSKSLKRASSSKSDSVVTTASKDSTNNSNNDKGVIVDIASCDGPVRFRRVLNDSYGINTANNNKTICTPDESSKGGNSRYMSTSFHQQMVRNINERKQAASSLASGESYTSSKDENSQDTNRPHSPQSASTTTTTNTIASTTTTTGETYNCVYCKHTFKSQYCYQKHAKRHLIPLSLEVGGGVQPDPEVDSEGHGEKQPTSLSSSSSVVRHAKSHHAAKREVKPLDMNVQYYPCKTCGSKFPSYYFVHKHRKMCHADEEVL